The segment ATGAACTGGAGGAACTACTGCTAGACTATAAAGTAGACATGCTTCAGCTAAACAGCCTCTACTTTATAGAGGAACTGGATGATCTGCCTTTGCCTATTATAATGAGAATTCTGATAGATAAAGACACCGTGGAGGAAAGAATCATCAGTACCCTGGAGACCTACCACCAACACGTAGAGTACTTCCTGGTAGACTCAGAAGATTTCTCCTTCATTGATGACACAAACCTGCGCTTCCTGAGCGATATTTCTAAAAAGTACCCCATCCTTTTAGGCTTTGGGCTCACCAAAGAAAATACCCGCGAAGCCCTAGATAAGATTCATCCGGCTGGCATTGCCCTGAAAGGTGGCCATGAGATTCGTCCTGGATTCAAGAACTTTGATGAGCTGGAAGAGATCTTTGAACAGCTGGAAGATTAAGAACCAGTAGAACACTGTATCTAAGGAATGAAACAACGAAGAAGCCCTTTTAAGCCTGTTTTATAAAACAGGCTTAAAAGGGCTTCTTCGTTTCTATGTTAACTTAACCTTAGCAGAAAATCTTTTCTCCTGAGTACATTTTTCTATTCAGACAGTGAGTTGAAGATACTTGATGGGCACACCTAAATCAAGGTACTTTTTTTCAAAAGTAGTGTAAATACCCATGGTGTGCTCCTGAAGTTCAGATTCGTATAAATCCTTGGTGAATTGCAGATTAGAAAGACTACGTTCTTGCAGTACTTCTAGTGAGTAATCAAATAACAACTCGCTGTCGGTTTTGAGGTGCAGCTTTCCGCCGGGTTTAAGAATGCGTTCATACATCTCCATAAAACGGGGTGATGTAAGTCTGCGTTTAATGTCGCGTTTACGGGGCTGTGGGTCTGGAAAAGTGATCCAGATCTCATCTACCTCGTTTTCACCAAAATGCTGGTCCAGGTTTTCTAGGAAAATCCTTAGGAAGCCAACGTTGTATAAACCGGCTTCCTCGGCAAGGGAACTTCCTTTCCAGATACGGTTACCTTTGATGTCAATCCCGATAAAGTTTTTGTTTGGGTATAACTGAGCCATTCCAACGGTGTACTCACCTTTGCCACAGCCTACTTCCAGAACCAGGGGTTGCTCTTTCAGGAAGAAGTCACGGTTCCAGTGCCCCTTCAGTTTTTCAAAATTCTCTTTGCCTGGTTCCACCACGTTAGCACGGGTGGCGTTTACCGCAAATTTCTCTAGTTTACCTCTGCCCATTAATTATAGATCCGCTATTTCTGCCACCACAAAGGTACTACCGCCAATGAAAATTACCTCATCTTCCTGCGCAAAGGCTTTGGCCGCCAGAATGGCGTCTTCAACGGTGGGGTATGCTGCTCCCTTTAAGCCTGCAAACTGTGCCTCCTCCCAAATCTTTTGCACTGGGTAAGCCCTTGGAATCTGTGCCTCACAGAAGTAATACCGGTAACTGACTGGTAACAAACGAAGCACACTCTGGATATCTTTGTCATTAACTGCCCCGAATACAAAATGCACTTGTTTGGGCTTCATGGCGAGCAGTTGCAAGACCACCTCCCGCAATCCATCCACATTATGGCCTGTATCACAGATCATCAATGGATTGTGTCCCAGTACCTGCCATCTCCCTTTGAGGCCGGTGAAGCGTTGCACGTTCTTTAATCCTTCCCGCACATGGGCTTCAGTAATGGAAAAACCTTTCTGGTTGAGTTCATCTACTGTTGCCAGAACACCAGGCAAGTTGTGCTGCTGGTAATTGCCAATAAGTGAAAGCTCCAGTTGATCCAGGTACACCTTGTCTTGCTTGTAAACAGTGTAATAGGCAGAAGAACCACTCCTCTCCTGCAGCTCTACTTTAAACACCTGGTCTGCAAATGTTAGAGGGCTACCAGTTTCCTGGCTTTTTTCTGAAAAGACAGATGAAACAGCAGGTTGGGTCTTGCTGACAACAGCGGGGACACCATGTTTTATAATCCCGGCTTTCTCTGAGGCAATTTCCTGCAGGGTATTCCCCAATAAAGATTGGTGGTCTAAACCAATGTTGGTGATAAGGGAAACCAAGGGAGTGATGATGTTGGTAGAATCTAGTCTACCACCAAGGCCTACTTCAATGATGGCTATGTCTACCTGCTCCTCTACAAAGTAATCAAAGGCCAATGCTACAGTCATCTCAAAGAAAGAAGGCTTTACCTGCTCAAACAAGGCTTGATGCTGCGTGGTAAAAGCCGCCACTTTCTCCCGGCTGATCATCTCTCCGTTTACCCTTACACGCTCTGTAAACTCCTTGAGGTGGGGTGAGGTGTAGAGGCCGGTTTTATAGGCGGCAGCCTGCAGAATGGCAGCCAGCATGGAAGAGGAACTGCCTTTCCCGTTTGTGCCTCCCACATGGACTGTTTTAAACTTGTGCTGGGGGTTATCTAATGCTACGGTGAGGGCCAGAATGTTGTCCAGGCTCTTCTTAAAAGCAGCGTTGCCGATGCGGTGAAACATCGGCAACTGCTGGTATAAATAGTCTAAGGCTTGTTCGTAGGTCACGAAGTTCGTCTTTAATTTGCTCTGATGATAAAGGTAATGGTTCCGGTAGCACCTGCACTTGAAGAAGCTCCGCTAATCCGGCTGAAAGAGGTTTTCCTTACTTCGTTCTTGTACCAGTTTACTACCTGTGGGCTAACGTTGCTTTCTACCACTTCCAGGTTCACCAGTTCGCCATCTCCGTCAATTTTGATCCGGAATACAACCCGCCCGCTTTCGTTGTCATACGGGTCTGGTTTTGGCTCTATGTCATATCGCCAACCAGGCATGTTCAAAGAGCCTCCTCCGCTGCCACCTTTCCCGTTTTTCTTGCCAGTCATAAGACCTCTTGGGTCTCCCTTGTCTCCTACTGTTCCTTCGTCTCCGTTGTTATTGCCAGTAGGCCGGTTGCTTGAGCCTGCTGTTCCATTTCCGGCACCGTCTTTGGCTTTGCCCGTCATCAGGGCGCGGGTGTCTACTTTTTTAACAACCTCTTTTGGCTGCTCCTCTACTTTAGGCTTAGGCTCTTCTTTCACGCTCACCGGAGATTCCATGGTGGTGGTCACCACTTTCTCGGCTTTGGTAACCTCAACCGGCTGGGGTTGAGGCTGCGGGGTTGGCGTCACTTTAGGAGCTTTAGCCGCTGGCTTACTATCTTCAGTGTTGGTAGAAGGATTAGGCTGGGCTTTGCTATGCACATCACCGCTACCCGTTTCTGTTGTGCCGAATGACATTTCAATGCCTCCCAACTGATCAAGCGGAGGGTCTGGAGCACGCCAGGCCAGCATGTAGAAAAGAAACAGCAACAACAGCACGTGTACCACCAGGCTCACGCCCATGGCAATGCGTTTGTTCTTTTCTTCTTCTTGTTGGTTGTTTACGGCAATCATTCTCTATTCAGTTGGTACGGTAGCAATGGATATCTTAGCTTTTAGATCGCTGGCTATTCCGCCTACTTTCACCAGATACTCGACCGGTACAGTTTTGTCTACGTTTAAAATCACTACCCGTTCACCTTCTTCTGCACCGCCCAATGCCTGTTCAAGGTCAGCACTCATCGTCTCCATGGTAGTTTCTTTGTCATTAACCAGATACTTTAAATCAGCGGTGATGGTCACGCTTACCTTCTGCATGACAATACCGCCCTTTGAACTGGAGGGCAGGTTGACTGGTAACGCGGTGGGCGTCACAAAACTGGAGGTTAGCATAAAGAAGATCAGCAACAGGAAAATAATGTCCGTCATGGAGGACATATTAAATTCTGGGTTGATCCTATTTTTTGAACGTAAATCCATTAGGCTTGTGGTTCCTGTAAAAGGTCAATAAACTCAATAGAACTGTGTTCCATGTCATGCACAATGCTGTCCACTTTTGATACCAGGAAGTTGTAGCCAACGTACGCAGGTAAACCAATAATCAGGCCAGTGGCAGTTGTTACCATAGCTTCATAAATCCCGCTGGATAGCAATTTAGGGCTGATGGTTCCTTCTGCCTGTGCAATGGCGATAAAAGCACCAATCATACCTGTTACGGTTCCTAGGAATCCCAACATGGGCGCGGCACCAGCTACAGTTGCCAATCCAGAAAGGCCTTTTTCTAACCGGGCTATTTCAATTTTACCAACGTTCTCAATAGATGCCTCTATGCTTTTTAACGGCTGACCTATCCGGGTAATACCTTTCTCCAGCATGCGCGAGATGGGTGAATTAGTTTGGGCACATAACATGCGGGCTCCTTGAACGTCACCGGCCAGAACTAAACTTTTCAGCCTTCCCGTAAAGCCTGCCGGGTTTTGGGCAGCTTTTCTAATGGTAAGATACCGTTCTACAAAGATATAGATAGCAACCAGAGACAATAGAATAAGCGGAATCATGGCCCATCCGCCAGCCATGGCTAAGTCTAATAAAGAAACAGTTTCTTGTGTGGCTTCTGCGCCCGCAGCAGCGGCGGCAGTGGTGTCAGTTGTAACAGGTGTGGTAATCTGAAGAAGGAAAGCGTTCATGTTAATAGTTATATACCCAAAGTTCATTGCTGATTTTAGAGCGCAACGCCGGTAGAGCTGCGAAGGCTTCGGCCTCAGTGGCATAGTCTGCTACTGAAACACGCTGCCGTTTGGTGTCATAGATGGAGGTAATAATCTTCGCTTCAAATCCTTTTTTCTTCAGGCGGTCCTGGTGCATGGTGGCATATTCATTGGAAGAGGAAAATACTCCCATAATGACGTAGAAACGGCCAGTTTTTTTATTAATTGTTGAAGTTTTAGCCTCCACTGGTTTCTTCACTTCAGGTACAGCTACCACTTTCTCTTCTTTTACCGGAGCGGGTACTTCTGCTACTTTGGGAGCAGAAGTCACTTTAGTAGGCTCTGGCTGAACTGTGGTTTGAGCCGGTGAAGAAGTAACTTCTGGTGAGGTTTCTATTACTGAACCAGTTTTAGGAAATGAGGCTAAAAGTGAGTCTTCAGCGGCAAGCTCCGCTTCCATAGAAGCCTCCACTGGCAAAGCTGTCTTATATTGCTCTGTTAACTGAGCCTGTTCAAAAGCATCTACTTCAGGATCTTGCGTAGTTTGTTCTGGCGCGGAAGCAGTAGCTTCAGAATTTGAAAGAAGAGCTACCGGGTTAAGCGAACTCAAAGCTACGTCGCTCTGCAAAGAAAGCAGATAAATGGTGGCAACTGACACACAACCAATGACCAGGGTGGCACCCACGCGGTACAATTTGCGAAGTTTCTGGTTTCCTTTCTTAGCCTCAGCTTTCTGGGCAAGTTGATCCTGGTACTTTCCTCTCAGGATTAAGGTGTCTTTGCCAGTAATTGGTTTTGCCACTAACTCAGGCAATCCAAAGGCATGCTCCAGGAAATTGTCGCTGTCAATTGTTTCAAATACCAGTTTACGCTCAGCATTGTAGCGGAATACGCCCACATCCTGCAGTTCAAAGCGGTGTTGCGTTCTTAGTTGCTCTTTTAGATCCAACACAAATTCTGCCACTGCCACCTGTGCCTGGTTCATAGGCCACTTTTCCTTTTGGGCAAGTGTTGAGATCAGGAGCCCATCATTTACCTTCAGTTGCTCATTAAAGGCAACCCGTTTAGAAGGTGGTGAAAACATGTGTTTCACCGGATGGATTTTAGCAGGCGCATAATGCGTAATCAACCCACCAAAGTTGGGGATGATGACGCAGTCATACGTGTATAGCAGCGATTTTATGTGGCTTTGAACCATGGTAATTTAAAATGAATAGGTAACCCCACCAATCAGGGAGATTCCCTGGGTTGGATAATTCACAAACCGTTCGTACTTGCTTCCCAAGAGATTGTTTCCCATTAAGAACGCAGAGAACCTTGGCGAAAAGCGGTAATCACCTTTCAGGTTCAGGTCTACAATGGTATCGGTCTCTTGTAACACGTTAGAACCATAAGTACGGGTTATTTGCCCGAACGAACTGCTAATATAGTAAAGTTCACTGTTCAAGAGAATCTTGTCTGAAAGATTATATGATGCAAAAGCGGTGGCACTCATGCTTGGCCGGTGGAAAGGCTCTCTTAATGAGGTGGTTGTGTACTTGTTGCTTTCTGCCTTCACTCCCAATCTTAAATCCTCTGACTGGTTAAAGGTCAATTGCCCGAAGAACTGGAACACCTTGGTTACACCGTTGTCATACACCACATCAAATTTAGAAGAGTCTGAAACGGCGTTGTTAAAGAAGTATAAGTTTCGATAGTTCTGGAGCGCAACCCGGCCGGTAAACTGCACAAACTTGCTGATGCTTCCATTTAACCCGGCATACACCTCCAGGCCTTTGTTTATGTCAGCAATCTGCAGGTTCTGGTTCAGGAAAGGGTTTTCCTTGCTTAAAGCATACAAAGTGGTACGTTGCAGGTCTCCGCTAGCTCCTACAAAGATTCCCAGCTTATCCTGTATTACCTGGTAGTTAGCTTCCAGGGCCGGATAGAGGTTGAATTTGCGGGCGTCATTGATGGTGTCACCAGTGTAAGCAATTGTTGCTCCCAACACAAGACCTAACTGGTCCATCTGGAGTGAGTACGCTGGTCTCACTTTGAAGAACCCACGTCCATAGGTTTCAGCATCTTTCAGGCTAGTGTAGGCCAGATCAAAATCAACTAACACCTTTGACACATCACTAAGGGCAAAAGAGGTTTCTACCTTGCCATACAAGTGAGTTTCTTTGGCGTTGTAGTTGTCATTGGTGTAGTTCAACCCCACTTTCCCATCGTACTGAAACACGTTCTTCACGTCAGTGAGGTTGTTCAGGTGACCCTCTACGCCAAAACGGTTATAGACTTGTTTGATATCCTCTTTCTCTACTTCGGCAACGTTCTTTCTTCCATAGAAATAGTTCTGATCGCGCTCATACCCTACTTGTCCACCCACAGCCACAGGCCCCAGGTAAAGTTCTCCGTTGGCTTTGGCATATGAACTGGCGGAACCTGAATTCTCTACCGGACCATGGGCAGAGGAAAGGTGCCCTACCTGCGCCCCAAAAGAAGACTTGTCGCTGCGCTTGTTGTTGAAGTAGCCTTTCGCATACACCGTTCCATAATTGCCAATACCGCCTTTCACATAGTTGCCATACAACTTGGAAAGTTCTTCCTGCTGAATGGTTAACACCTTCATGGGCAGGTTGATATAATGCTCCGGTAAACGGTATTCATTAAAGCGGTAGGTCACTTTACGGTCGCCCAGTTTAGGAGGCTGAATCAGGAACTTCTGGAAGTTACGGTTTGCTTCAGGCAATTCCAGAACCCGGTTCTTTTCAACTACAATTTCAGTGCTTTCCAATTTAGTGCCTTCGCCCCAACCTGTCTGAGCATGAGCGGCCGGTAGCAAGCCCAGCAAAAAGAGAGCAGAAACGCCTGCCCATTTTGTTGTATATCTCATTTTCTTATTCTTTAGGAGTGGTGGTAGACGGAACAACAGTGTTTTCCAGTTCCGCCAACTTGGCTCTGGCCTGGGTCTTGATTTCTTCCAGCGGGGTATTTTCAATGATGGAGTTTAATGTTGCCTTCGCTTGAAAAGCCTCATTTTGTGCCACGTACACATCAGCAATGAGCAGGAAGGTCTTTCCTAACCACAAGTCATAGTCCCCGAAGGTTTTGCTGAATTCAAACCCGTGGTCTAAGGCTTCTTTAAGTTTCTGCTGCTTGAAATAAATCTCACTGAGCAGGTAATGTGCTTCTGCCCCGTTTTCATCTGTGGCGGAGGTGGCAGCGGCGCTGAATTCCTTCTCTGCTTGCTCCAGGCGTCCCAAAGCGTAACTTGCCTTACCTCTGAATAGCAATGCAGAATTGTAAGCATTGAGGGTGGCATTACCACGGGCAATCAACTCATCTGCAATAAGGATAGTGTTGTTGAAGTCATTGGTGAAGTAGAAACTCTTCATGAGTCCCAGTAAGGCATTTGCCTGCTCCTTTTTGTTTACTGCCAGATCACGCAGGCGGGAATAGAAATTAGCCGCCTCGGTGTAGTTTCCGTTTTCAAACTCCATATCAGCTACCCGCAGTACCGCTTTGCTTAGGTACTCAGACTTTCCTTCAATGGCAACTTCTTTCAGGCTTCGCAAGGCATTGGCTTTATCCCCGTTCCGGAAGTAAGAATCTCCCAGGAAGTACCGCGCATTAGGCACTGAGGCACTGGCCGGATAACTTTTGATAAAACCTTCAAACTTAGGAATAGCTTGGTTGTACTTTTCATTGAAGTAAAGCGACTTGGCTGCTTCAAACTCGACACTTTCCAAGGCGTCACTTTCAGGGTTAGCAGTTTTAAACTTCGTTAAATAGGTATCCAACTGCTCTGTCTGGTTAGCTGCGCCCAATGCCTCCTGCAAGGAGTATAGAGCATTATTTGCTATTTCATGGGTAGGGTACTGATCTATCACCCTTTTGAAATCAGCTATCCCTTCATTCTGACGCTTCAGGTTTATATACGCCACCCCGCGTTTCTGCAGGGCATTTGGTACAAGTGTGCTGGAAGAATAGTTGTCAATAAGCGTGGTAAACGACGCAATGGCTGGCGCGTAGTTTGAATTTTCAAAGTCTATGATCCCTTTCTGGTAGACGGCATCATCCGCGTAGCGGGATTTAGGATAGGACTTCAACAACGTCTGTAAACTTTGAATTCCCTGCTCCTTCTTACCCGTTAAGTTGTACACGACGCCCTTCTGGAAGAGCACGTAATCAGCATCCGGAGTGCGAGCAGCCAACGCCTGGTCATAGTAGTTGAGCGCTGAGGCATAGTCCTTGGTCACATAGTAGCAATCCGCTAACCGGATCATGGCATCAGCGTAGTTTGGATTGCCGGCTTTTATGGTATTATCATTCAAGTATGCCTTGAAATGCGTCAACGCCTTGTCATACTGCTTCTCATTGTAATAGGCGTATCCTATGCCGTAACGTGACTTCACGTAAAACTCAGTCCGTCCCGAATTCACAGTTTGGAATACGGCACCGTAGCTATTGATGGCTTGTGGCCAGCGCTGTCCAATGGAATAGGCCTCTCCTTTCAGGAAGTTACTCCCTGCTTCAATCTCCTTATCATAAGGAAAACCCAAAGACTTATCTAACATGGTTACTGCCTGTTGGAACAGCTGGTCATTGTACAGTTTTACCGCCTGGTAGTACGTTACCCGCTGGTAAGTCTCATTAATGCGGTGACTACGCTTGGGCAATTTCTCTATGTGCTGGATGGCCTCTACATAGTTGCTGGAGTTCAGGTAGGCATCGCTCAGAATGTCGTCCACCTCGCCGCTATACCTTGAGTCTGGATAGTCTTTGCTAAAGGAAGCCAAAGAGTTAATCACCTCAGAGTTGTTGCCCAGTTCATAATTGATCTGCGCGTATTTCACAGTGGCTCCCTCTTTTACATTTTTGTCAATGTTCAGCTTGCGCGCCTGATCAAAAGCCCGCATGGCAAACTGCTTGTTGTTTTCCTTTAGGTAGGTTAAGCCTAAATGATACGAAGCATTCTGACCAAGTGAATCGGAGTGAAACGCTACTGCCTTCAGGTTCTGCTCGGCACTCTTAAAGTCATTGTTCTTGTAGTCAGCAATACCCATTTTGTACTGCACCGTCTTGTCAAGGCTTTTCTTGCCTTTGGCGTAGCTTTTGAAATATTGCGAAGCTGATTTAAAGTCGTTGTTCTGGAAATAGGCATCTCCCACCAGCAGTTCAATCTCTTGTGGGTTCTGCACGGGAGGCGTCATCTTCAGCGATTTCTCGCCGTAGCTGATTACCTCCGGGAAGTTCTTCTCTTTGTACAGCACCTCGGTGAGCATGTACGGCACTACCGTTTTGTAATTCTCGTCTTTCTCTGCTACCTGCAAATCTAGCTTAGCTCCTATGTAGTCTCCTTCGCGGTACGCCAGATAACCGGCATAATAGCTGGAGGCATAGGTGTACTTATGCGTGCCGCGCTTGTTACGGTCAAACAGTTCTTTTGCTTTTTTGAAGTTCTTCTTAGAGAAGTAAGAATATCCTAGCTTGAAATCAGACTCTTTCAGTTGCGCCTCATCTAACCGGTCAGCGGGTGCTTTCTCCAGGTACATGATGGCTTTGTCGTAGTTCTTACTGTCAAAGAAAGACGTGCCCAGTTCAAAGAAAGCAGTGGCAGCTTTGGGGTGCGTAGGATAACGCGAGGCAAACTGCAAGACCAATTGCTCTGCATCTGGGTGAAACAGATGCAGACCACTAATGGCATAGTAATACTGCGCATCGGCGGTTCTCAAGGGATCATTGATGAGTCGGATGTACTCGCCGAAAGCTTGTTGAGCCGCGCCAAATTTTTCACGGTCAAACAGCTCCAATCCTTCCTGAAAGAAGCGCTCTTCTGAACGGAAGGTCAGCGATTGCTGCGCGTGCGCAATCTGCGCTCCTCCCAGCAAGGCAGTAGCCAAGGCTAACTTTTGAGGTAGTTTCATAGGTAAATAGGCTTTGGGTGTCCGCCTGGTCTTAAATAAGAATTGTTCTGCGGCAGTGACGGGCCCGTCCTTCAAATTTAGAAAAAATGCGGGTAAGCGGCAGCTTAATTTTACTTGCTTGCCACAACTAAGCAACGAGAATATAGTGCTTTTAGCATTTTTAGCTGCTCAAAAAATTGCAGTTTTAGGCTTCCTTTCTTTAAGCAGGCCCTAAACACAATTTAGGTATACACCGGTACGGGATGCAATATTTTGAAGACCAGTTCTTTCAGTATGGCCGCATCTGACAAAGAGCCCCCCTCAATGCCTTTACTCTGCAAATCAGCTTTATGGATGAACGTGATGATTAGCAGTACGCGCTGGTACGGGTACGCACGAAGAGCCTGTAAATACTCTTTCTTCAGAAATCCGCGGTTTCCCAGTTCCTTGGCTACGGTTTGTTCGGTTATCTGCGGAAGCAGGTGCAGCGTCATCAGTTTAGTGAAAAATGAAAACAGCAGTACCAAGTTAGGAATAAGCGGATTGTCTTTAGGGTTAGACTCAAAGTAGTTCAAGATGCGGTTTGCCTTTAACACGTCCTGCCGGGTGAGGGCATTCTGGAGT is part of the Rufibacter tibetensis genome and harbors:
- the trpF gene encoding phosphoribosylanthranilate isomerase; protein product: MALNTIVLVNQITNLSDARYCAGMGVEMLGFSLQPGQPEHLSPAAFKEISGWVSGVKLVGEVTDLPIHELEELLLDYKVDMLQLNSLYFIEELDDLPLPIIMRILIDKDTVEERIISTLETYHQHVEYFLVDSEDFSFIDDTNLRFLSDISKKYPILLGFGLTKENTREALDKIHPAGIALKGGHEIRPGFKNFDELEEIFEQLED
- a CDS encoding TonB-dependent receptor: MRYTTKWAGVSALFLLGLLPAAHAQTGWGEGTKLESTEIVVEKNRVLELPEANRNFQKFLIQPPKLGDRKVTYRFNEYRLPEHYINLPMKVLTIQQEELSKLYGNYVKGGIGNYGTVYAKGYFNNKRSDKSSFGAQVGHLSSAHGPVENSGSASSYAKANGELYLGPVAVGGQVGYERDQNYFYGRKNVAEVEKEDIKQVYNRFGVEGHLNNLTDVKNVFQYDGKVGLNYTNDNYNAKETHLYGKVETSFALSDVSKVLVDFDLAYTSLKDAETYGRGFFKVRPAYSLQMDQLGLVLGATIAYTGDTINDARKFNLYPALEANYQVIQDKLGIFVGASGDLQRTTLYALSKENPFLNQNLQIADINKGLEVYAGLNGSISKFVQFTGRVALQNYRNLYFFNNAVSDSSKFDVVYDNGVTKVFQFFGQLTFNQSEDLRLGVKAESNKYTTTSLREPFHRPSMSATAFASYNLSDKILLNSELYYISSSFGQITRTYGSNVLQETDTIVDLNLKGDYRFSPRFSAFLMGNNLLGSKYERFVNYPTQGISLIGGVTYSF
- the trmB gene encoding tRNA (guanosine(46)-N7)-methyltransferase TrmB, yielding MGRGKLEKFAVNATRANVVEPGKENFEKLKGHWNRDFFLKEQPLVLEVGCGKGEYTVGMAQLYPNKNFIGIDIKGNRIWKGSSLAEEAGLYNVGFLRIFLENLDQHFGENEVDEIWITFPDPQPRKRDIKRRLTSPRFMEMYERILKPGGKLHLKTDSELLFDYSLEVLQERSLSNLQFTKDLYESELQEHTMGIYTTFEKKYLDLGVPIKYLQLTV
- a CDS encoding bifunctional folylpolyglutamate synthase/dihydrofolate synthase — encoded protein: MTYEQALDYLYQQLPMFHRIGNAAFKKSLDNILALTVALDNPQHKFKTVHVGGTNGKGSSSSMLAAILQAAAYKTGLYTSPHLKEFTERVRVNGEMISREKVAAFTTQHQALFEQVKPSFFEMTVALAFDYFVEEQVDIAIIEVGLGGRLDSTNIITPLVSLITNIGLDHQSLLGNTLQEIASEKAGIIKHGVPAVVSKTQPAVSSVFSEKSQETGSPLTFADQVFKVELQERSGSSAYYTVYKQDKVYLDQLELSLIGNYQQHNLPGVLATVDELNQKGFSITEAHVREGLKNVQRFTGLKGRWQVLGHNPLMICDTGHNVDGLREVVLQLLAMKPKQVHFVFGAVNDKDIQSVLRLLPVSYRYYFCEAQIPRAYPVQKIWEEAQFAGLKGAAYPTVEDAILAAKAFAQEDEVIFIGGSTFVVAEIADL
- a CDS encoding ExbD/TolR family protein, with the translated sequence MDLRSKNRINPEFNMSSMTDIIFLLLIFFMLTSSFVTPTALPVNLPSSSKGGIVMQKVSVTITADLKYLVNDKETTMETMSADLEQALGGAEEGERVVILNVDKTVPVEYLVKVGGIASDLKAKISIATVPTE
- a CDS encoding HU domain-containing protein → MVQSHIKSLLYTYDCVIIPNFGGLITHYAPAKIHPVKHMFSPPSKRVAFNEQLKVNDGLLISTLAQKEKWPMNQAQVAVAEFVLDLKEQLRTQHRFELQDVGVFRYNAERKLVFETIDSDNFLEHAFGLPELVAKPITGKDTLILRGKYQDQLAQKAEAKKGNQKLRKLYRVGATLVIGCVSVATIYLLSLQSDVALSSLNPVALLSNSEATASAPEQTTQDPEVDAFEQAQLTEQYKTALPVEASMEAELAAEDSLLASFPKTGSVIETSPEVTSSPAQTTVQPEPTKVTSAPKVAEVPAPVKEEKVVAVPEVKKPVEAKTSTINKKTGRFYVIMGVFSSSNEYATMHQDRLKKKGFEAKIITSIYDTKRQRVSVADYATEAEAFAALPALRSKISNELWVYNY
- a CDS encoding MotA/TolQ/ExbB proton channel family protein; amino-acid sequence: MNAFLLQITTPVTTDTTAAAAAGAEATQETVSLLDLAMAGGWAMIPLILLSLVAIYIFVERYLTIRKAAQNPAGFTGRLKSLVLAGDVQGARMLCAQTNSPISRMLEKGITRIGQPLKSIEASIENVGKIEIARLEKGLSGLATVAGAAPMLGFLGTVTGMIGAFIAIAQAEGTISPKLLSSGIYEAMVTTATGLIIGLPAYVGYNFLVSKVDSIVHDMEHSSIEFIDLLQEPQA
- a CDS encoding tetratricopeptide repeat protein — its product is MKLPQKLALATALLGGAQIAHAQQSLTFRSEERFFQEGLELFDREKFGAAQQAFGEYIRLINDPLRTADAQYYYAISGLHLFHPDAEQLVLQFASRYPTHPKAATAFFELGTSFFDSKNYDKAIMYLEKAPADRLDEAQLKESDFKLGYSYFSKKNFKKAKELFDRNKRGTHKYTYASSYYAGYLAYREGDYIGAKLDLQVAEKDENYKTVVPYMLTEVLYKEKNFPEVISYGEKSLKMTPPVQNPQEIELLVGDAYFQNNDFKSASQYFKSYAKGKKSLDKTVQYKMGIADYKNNDFKSAEQNLKAVAFHSDSLGQNASYHLGLTYLKENNKQFAMRAFDQARKLNIDKNVKEGATVKYAQINYELGNNSEVINSLASFSKDYPDSRYSGEVDDILSDAYLNSSNYVEAIQHIEKLPKRSHRINETYQRVTYYQAVKLYNDQLFQQAVTMLDKSLGFPYDKEIEAGSNFLKGEAYSIGQRWPQAINSYGAVFQTVNSGRTEFYVKSRYGIGYAYYNEKQYDKALTHFKAYLNDNTIKAGNPNYADAMIRLADCYYVTKDYASALNYYDQALAARTPDADYVLFQKGVVYNLTGKKEQGIQSLQTLLKSYPKSRYADDAVYQKGIIDFENSNYAPAIASFTTLIDNYSSSTLVPNALQKRGVAYINLKRQNEGIADFKRVIDQYPTHEIANNALYSLQEALGAANQTEQLDTYLTKFKTANPESDALESVEFEAAKSLYFNEKYNQAIPKFEGFIKSYPASASVPNARYFLGDSYFRNGDKANALRSLKEVAIEGKSEYLSKAVLRVADMEFENGNYTEAANFYSRLRDLAVNKKEQANALLGLMKSFYFTNDFNNTILIADELIARGNATLNAYNSALLFRGKASYALGRLEQAEKEFSAAATSATDENGAEAHYLLSEIYFKQQKLKEALDHGFEFSKTFGDYDLWLGKTFLLIADVYVAQNEAFQAKATLNSIIENTPLEEIKTQARAKLAELENTVVPSTTTPKE